The Nitrospira sp. sequence CAGAACCGAGAGCGTCGTCGCATCTCTCGCACCCCACCAGGCAATTGACGCGCAGGCCCCGACGGCAAAAGCAAGCCCGCCGACGCGTGGGATCGGGTGCTCGTGGACTTTGCGTCCTCCCGGTAAATCCATGACCTGAAAGCGTTCTGCCGCCAGCCGTAAAGGCGGAATCAGCGCCATGCACAGAAGCAACCCCGTCATGGAACTGAAGAACAATTCGTTCATCATAGCTAGGCTCGCATGCCTTGGTCGCCGCCGATCAATCCGGCACGAACCGGTTCAGCTCTTGGCCGATCTCAACCGCAAATGCTCGAAGACGTTGATCTACCGCCGCCTCGGATTCACCTGGACCCACGAGCGAGGCTAATCTGATGAGGGCTCCATCGGTCCTTTGCCGAAGAAAGGCATCCCACAACAAGTACAACTTGACCTGGTACTCGTCCGCGATCTGACGATCGCGCTGTTTAAACCAGTAGAGGACGATCTGCTTCTGATCACCCTTCTGAATCACGGCTCGATTAACTATGACCGGCTGCCCTATCGTCTGTGACGACGGCAACTCCGTGCGGGTTAAGGACGCAATCTCCCATCCTCCACCGGGCAAACAACTTTGAGGCGAATGTGCCGATTGCCCTTTCCGTTGTGACCGATAGTACGCGGCATAAAAATTCATCTGAGGTTCCTTGTCTGAACGGTAATCGGCAAGGACATAATCATCGAAGCGAAGGGCATCGATGTATCGCTTTTCCAGAGCGAAACGGGCTCCTCGCCACATACCGATCTGCATCGGGAAGTCGACAAAGGACGCCCGAGCCGGAGCAACCTCTTCCCGATCTACGAAGGCCGTCGACAGCAGAGTGAATGGCGCAAGCAGAGCGACGCTGCACAGATAGGCTGGCCCCGGAGAAAATAAGCGACGGATCGGAGGGGTACGGCTGGGCTGATGGCTTGAATTTTGTTCCTGATCTTTCCAGGTGAGTTGTTCACGAAGAGACCTCTGGGGAATAGCCGTCCCTATTCGTCCCAGCAGCCTCATCTCGGCAAGCAACAGCCCAAAACTCACCATGAAAATGACCCACCCCTCAAACAGGTGATAAAAGCCCTCGGCAGCTCCTTGCCCGTAGATCTCGACCAGAATTCCGATCATGCCGATACGAAAACCATTGATGAGAATCGAGATCGGAATTGCGGAAAGAACCAGCACGACTCGCTTCCACATACTCTCCTTGAACAGGTACGCACAGAGCATCGCCAGAGAAGTCAGCGGCAGTAAGTAGCGAATGCCGCTGCAGGCTTCGACCACTTGGAGTTGTACCGGTCCCAAGTCAATGACATTGCCTTCGCGAAATGCCATGATCCCGATCAATTGCAGACACCCGACTCCCAGGGACGAAGACCACAACTGAAGCTGGCTCGATAAACTCGCGTAGAAAAATACGGGCAAGGGAATCGCGGTCAAAAGATACCCAAGGGGAAATCCGATCGCCTTGGCACCGCTCATTCCGATCAGCGCAATCGCCAACCCGACGATCACCATCCACAAAGAGAGATGGAGGACAACATAGAGCGTGGACAACTCACCAACCACATAGAGAATAAGGCCCACTGCGATGACCGCCAGACCCCACCATGAGGACTCTCTCGGCATTTGCAGAAGACGATGTCGGGACTGCCATACTAGGACCCCGCTGATTACAGGTACAAAGATGCCATGGCTATAATCATCGCTCCCTAGCCAGTGATTGAACAAATAGATGAGGCTCTCCTCATACATGTAGCCCAACAACGCCGCGCTCAGGACTGAGGTGAAGAGAACGACCCGCGTACTAGTCATAAGAGAGCGCCACTCAAACAATGATTGGGAATGAGCCGAGCGAGCAACGTTTAGCCGGAAGCGGGGGGCGCAACCTTCGATCTACGGCGATTGCTACCTATCGATCCATTCAAGAGAAAGAACGGGCTTGATACCTTCTTGAGGTATCAAGCCCTCGCTTTCACAACACCGTAGTGCTTATGCCTGGGATCTGCGGAGATTTCGCAAACCTCCCGCACCCAAACCAACCAATGAGACCAGACCCGCACCGAACAGCAGCACGGCAGCCGGCAACGGCACGGCCGTCAAGCTCGTGATCGATCCGAGAAACACGGCAGGATTGCCGTCGAGGTCCTCGAAAAAGAGCCGCCATCTCGCCGCAGTCAGACCAGGTAGACTACCTACCGAGCCAAAACTTGGCGGATTTTGGAGGTCCGTGCTATTAAATAATCCTCCCCCCTTGCTGTCTAGGCGAAGATCAAAGCTGAACGGTGAAAAGCCGCCAAACTCGGAGCCGCTCACAGCGGACACTAACTCCCAACGGTTGCCCGTCCCGCCACTCATAGAGACGTTCTGCGAAATCGTCACAGCGTTGGCACCTGGAGCTAACGACGTCGTGTACCCAAAAAACCCTCCGAAATTGAGCGTAAAACCTGTTACTGCGCCATTATAGGCACCGTTATTCCCAGCCGTCGCATTGTCAAATTGAAATGAGCCGGTTACCGGGACCATGATCGGAGAAATACCGTCGATATTCCCCGTGAACGAATAGTTCACCAGAGCGGCATGTGCACCGCTGATGGGAACCACGAATGAACACAGCGCAATCGCCGGCAGCAGCACTTTCTTCAGAAACCATCGCTTCATCATCGGCATAACACTACTCCTGCTAGAGGTTGGTACATTAGGGACACGTATGAATGGCGTATTGCTGAGCAAATCCTGGGCCATCAGTCACACATTCTATCTAGCTGAAAACTTGGCAAGACCAAAGACATTTCACAAAACATGCGTGTGCAGATTCCTGCGGAGGTGTTCAATTATGTATGGGACGGTGCAAACGCAAATGCCTGCGGGCAGTAGTACATCACATATCAGTGTTTCAGAGAGGCCGCCCAGTACCGGAGTAACAGTTCATGCGATGAAGACTGTTCCTCTTTTTAGGCAGCTTTTTCATTCTGATAGGTATTTTTTTCTTGTACAGCCTGATTACCAGATACTTCTTTGCCATGACTGGCGAAGACATGTTGACGAAGCACTAGCCATATAAATTTTGGAGCAGACACAAAGTTTCGCCGCCACATCCGGCGAGGTTCGAGGATAAAGCGGTATGCCCACTCAAGGCCGATGTCACAGATCCATTTCGGAGCTCGCGAGTATGTTCCAGCGTAAAAGTCGAAGACCGCCCCGATCGAGCCGATCACGGGAACGTTGAGCTGCCTTCGATTGGCCTCCACCCATTTCTCCTGCTTCGGGGCAGTCATTCCAACCCAAAGGACATCCGGCTTTGCATCGTTGATCACTTTCACCATCCGTAGGTTTTCAACCTCACTCCATGTTCCGAACGGTGGAGACAAGGCACCACAGAGTGTCAAAGATGGGAAATCGTCAGCAAAACGTTTTGCCATAAGATCCAATACGCGCTGCGACGATCCAAAGAAGAAGACTCGTCCGCCAACGCGCTTCTGAAGTGCGTTCAAGACACCCTGAAAATAATCTGTTCCCGTAATCCGAGGACCAACAGAGACGCCAACAATGCGTGCCATCACTGATGCACCAATACCATCAGCCACAACTAGGCTCGCGTTTTGTAAAGCCGTCTGAAACTCGGAATCCTGTTGAGCAACTACCAACGAATGAGGATTGGCACAGGCAAACACTACCTGAGAGGTTCTGCTGTTCACGGCACTAATGGAGTCTTGAACGATGTCCAAGAGGGGCCTTCGGTCGATTGGGATTTCAAGAAGGATTCCCGTACTATGATCCTTTGCACCTATGTCTTTTTTCACATACACGGAAGCTCTCATGCCGCCCCTTCTTTCTCCGACAAGACAAAGACGTCGATCATGCGCTGGATGTGCCGCTCCTTGGTGTACATAGCCTCATACCGTCGACGAGCTTGTGCTCCCATTAATTTCATCTGCCCGGGATGATCCAGTAGCCAAACAATGCGCTCTGCCAACTGAGAGACATCACCAATTGGAACTTCCAGACCGGCCACTCCATCCAGGACCGTATCTCGCAAACAGCCTCGATCAGTAAAAATAATGGGTATACCGGCTGCCATCGCTTCAATCACGACCAACGGTTGACCTTCCTGCTGAACTCCAGGAAAAACGAAAACATCGGAGGAGTCAAACAAAGCTCTTTTTTCTGCACCCCCGACCTGCCCGCTGAACGACACGTGTGCTTCAAGTTTGTGTTGACGAATGAATTCCTCTGCCCACCGCTTGTCCTCTGCGTGTGACCAGGGTCCTGCGAACACGAACTCGACATTCCTTCGACGATGAACGACCATAGGGACTGCCTGGAGAAGCACGAGGGCGCCCTTGAGGTGGCTCAAGGTGCTGAGATGAAGAATGCGGAATCGTGATTGTGACCGAGGACTGTGCCCTCGAACATTGGCGTCTGGCCAATCAATCCCGTTTGGCACAACGGTAATCCGCTCCGCATCAATAAGCCCTTCAAATTCCCGTTTCAAAGACTCTCCGAGAACGACAGCTCTGGTCGCGCGTCTGAGCACGATCTTCACATATACCTTCATGAACCACGAGCGCCCTCGAAACCACTCGCGAAAATTGCCTCCGTGCAGATGAAGGACGATACGACTCCCTCGGACGTAAGCCGGCCAGATCAGGAAACTGTCCCGTAAGAAGCCAATTGTCGACTGAGAGAGCACAAGGTAACTTATGCTTGGACACGCACGGATCAGCATGCCGACCAGTTTCAGCCATTGTCGAATAAAGAGGATAATGTCATGCCAATCCGGATTATTGACGTGTTGAATGCCACGCCGGTCGGCGAGATCTAAATGCTCAACACGAAACTTCTGCGAAAGCGAAGAACTCAATAACGTTTGAATCGCGACGGCCACTCCATGAAATGGTGGCGGTGTTGGACCGATAATGAAGAGTTTACCCTCAACCTCGATATCTGCCGCCCTTCCCACAGCAGATTGTTCATTCACTTCCATCTCGCCGCACCTACCTGTCCTGGCCATCATGCTCCATGGACTTCTTCAGCACATAGGCAGCAACAGTCGGCGTCAACTTTTGGGGAAACGTGACAGGATGATATCGATAATTCCAAGCGAACATACTTGCCAGACGCTGATCGATTAGAACCGTCACAGATGAATTGTAGCAGTGCGTTCCTAGCATTCCTCCGATTCGTGCGATCGGAGGAAAGCCACAGAGCGTTTCCCTCTCGATGTGAAAACCGGCCTCCCAAATCAATGTTCGGAAAATCGGGAGCGGTATTCCACGTTCACGCTTGGTTAGCCCTCGCCGAGGCTGTCGCCAATCTCCCATGGAAATAATTGGCTCTCGAATTAGAGCAAACCCGCCCGGCTTGAGACACCTATGCAGCTCTCGCAATACAGCACCGACATTGGGAATGTGATGGAGACATCCAAAACAAGTAGCCAAGTCAAAAGTTTCATTCTTAAACGGCATAATTCCGGACGCCTCTGGTTTTGCGTATTGGATCGGTACGCTGTCTAAGCTTCTTGTTGTGAATGCTCCAGACGGCTCCAAGATTGTGATAGTCCTGATATTCGACAGGAACGGTCTCAGCTCTTCACCATAGGCTCCCCCTATGGATAGAGTGTGGCCAGATAATCTCTGAGGAAGGTACCGAAACCCATGCAGTACATTTAACCTGTGATATTCATAACAATAGGAAGCCTGGTTCTTTGCTCCAAGGTCGGCAAATCCTTCCCTTTCGTCTTCGAACCACGCTTGGATCGCATCCTCTGAGAAATCCTCTCCATACAGTCTCCGCCCCGACAGACAGTCACTAACGTATGTCGCATCCATCGCCCCTATTTCACTCGTCATAGACATGACCGCGGACCTCCTTGACGGCACACCGCCGTTTTCAGGTGGATCAATATGTCCCGATCTTCCTTCTGTAAACCCAATAGAGTGGTTATGAATAAATAGAAGCCTACGGCTGCAGCAGCCAATATCCACCAGCTGAGAGTCAAGCCAGAGAATCTCATGACAAAGACAAGGCCGAACGTGATTGCTGCCGCAAGGACTGGTTTCCAGATCTCTCGTTCAATAACCCTCACTTTGAGTAGCAGGGAACATTCCAAAAGACGGACCATGCTAACGAGAGCTAATGCGAAGGCCGTACCCGCAGCTGCACCAGTAATTCCATAAATGGGGACCAGCAGTACATTTAGCCCAATCTGAACCACCCCGAGCCAAACACTGTTCCACATCACCACTCTTGAATATCCAGCCAAAACCAGTGCAGTGTTGGATGAGCCACTGGCCGCGTTGATCACCTGGCTCATTGCCAACAAGACCAAGCAGTAGGACGCTTCGTGAAATCGATTGCCAAACATCGATAGCACTTCTGCAGGAAATAGCACAAACACCAGAAATACTGGCAACGCAATAGTGACGGACCATCGGAGAACGGTTTGTAAGAGTGGCTCAAGCTCGGACTTGTTATCGCCGGAAATGGCTTTGGAGATAAGAGGACTCGCGACGGAATCTAGACAGCCGAGGATCAACGCAATAATGGATGCCGTTTGCAAAGCAGCGCCATAAAACCCTATCTGCTCTGGTTGCAACCAATAGCCGATCATGAAAATATCTGATCGATTTGCGAGGCTGGCGATAAGCAACGACGCGAGTAGCGGGGCAGCAAACCGCAAGACCTTTTCGCAGAACTGTCTGTGCTGAAAAGAGGGACAATCTGAGGACATATAGCGGCCAAGCGGAATGCACGCCAACACGACCGTGAAACACAGCGCGATTCCGAAAGCAACAAGCGCACCGAATATGTTCCATCCTATCCAGACGAAAACCACAGTTAGTACAAACTTGACAACTGGTTCACATCCATACTTCACGAAGGATCGCCATCGATTGTCTTGAAGCGCCTGCAGAGTAGATAGCAGCACCGTGGAAACGGAAAACAGTGGTATTGCAAAGGAGAAGGCGACCAAGACCGGTGTGAGTTCTGGCTTACCGAAGATCTTCGCTGAAAGGGTTGGCGATAGTCCTAGAAGTCCCAGTCCTACCAAGCATCCGATGATGAGTGAGATTCCGGCGATATGCTTGGCCATCGTGCCAACCAGATCGGTACCGGTGCCGTCATTCACCGCCGGAATGAACCGCAGAATGGCTCGGTCTAGTCCGGCGACTGATACCACCGAAAGCACATTGAACACGGCAAGACCTAGCGTATACAGGCCGAATGTCTCTGCATTGAGCATGTGCGCAAGACTGATACTGTAGACATAGTTGAGGCCGAGCCCAAAGAACATGCTCATGAATATCAAGAGGCTTCCACGAGCCACTCTCACCATTAACGGAGAATCGCTGTCTGCCTTCATAGGAACCGTCTGCAGTATCAATGAAGAGGACGACACTTCCATTTAGCGGTTCGGTGCTCCGGGTGATTCCAGGAAACTCTCGCATCGCGTAGGCCGTAGCCAGGCCATCACCAATACCCTCGCTGGGCGAACCCCAAAGCAATCTTTTGTAGCCATTAGAAAATGATTGGTTTCCGACACGGTTCAGAGACCAGTAGACCATCTTGGAGGTGCGCCATCATTTGAGCAGTTCTGTTTTCCTGAGAATGAGCTTCAGCTTCGTCAGCCGCATCCAGTGTTGAGTATAGACCGACGGACAACGCAACCACCCCAATCATTTGCCATGAATAGTATGCCGCTCCGGCTGTCGTGATTTCCGACACGATAACGACCGTGCCTATCAGTAGCGCATCGGTCGACACGATAGAATGGGCGCCGGCACTGGCGGGAGCTTTCCGAAACAGTGTGACGAGCCGAGTGCTTAGCAGCAGGAACAAGATGAGGATGGGGGCGAGCCCAAGAAGGCCCGTCGTCACCGCCAATTCAATAAACATGTTGTGGAAATGGCTTCCTGCCGTGAGTTGCATTGGATATGTGGCATAGCCAGATCCCAGTAGAGGGGATTGCTCAAAGGCTTCCCACGCCTCCACCCAAATGCTCATCCGCCCATCGAGCGACCGAATGTTCGCCTCACTATGGCCACGTGTAAAGGTGGATGCCACTGCATCTGTAAACTCGGGGCTGACCACAAACAGACCAACGGTGAGAATTCCAGACAGAAGGGCGACAATACCGGCAATCACACGCCTGTTTGGCATTCGCGCGAAGACCCCTACCAACACACAGACCCCCAGGATAAATACAATAAAACCCGTGCGAGACCTTGCGGCATAGCACAAGACTAAACACGCGCAAGACCCAATCAGGTACTGCACTTTAGCCAAGACTATGAATCTGGAAAGAGCCGCTAAACACAAAAGTGCCGCAATAACGCCGATCGTGTTCGCTCCCATCAAGAACGTCGACGTCACATCCAGCCGTTCGACTCTATTTCCCTCGTGCATCCAAGCATGTCGAGGATCGATAATTACAGCCACAACAACCCCCAAAAGCATCAGCGCACTCATGGCATAAAAAGATGTGAACAGCCTGCCGGGATTCCGGTCCTCCGTTGTCTGCGCGAACACAAGAAGTCCCCATAAAAGCACACCGCACGTTTCCACACTTCTCCAGAGTGAGTACATCGGTGTGCGAGAAACAGTGACGGCCGAGAGAACCGCAACGAGCGTGAATAGCGTCAGCGGCCAGAACGGCTTGGCAAACGCCAGTTTTAAACTATGTGGATTCCGAAGCAGGATCCAAAAGCAGTACGCCCAGAGGACATACACGCCCAACATTTGCGGATCTGTGAGCGAAGACTGAAATGTAATGGAATTTGTGTTTCTAACCATGGGGAAAAAGGATCGTCCCAAAATGGGGAAGAACACGACCAGATAGAGAAGTGTTGCTTTCCAGGACATTCGACGCACATGGCCCCCATAGTTACTGCCAAGGTGTCAGCTTGAACACAGCACAGTCAGGGCAACGACGTACCACTACCGTCTGATCAAGGTGTCATCCGCAGAATGGGATTGGGTTCTGGCTGACGGAATGGCCCATCCTGCAATGCCGCTATCTGTTCATCTGTGAGGTATTTGTAGAAGTAAAGGGCGATCCCTGTCTTCGGCCAAAGCTTACGAATTTTGAGAATGGTCTCGGCCAACCACTTGCCATCCCGAGCGAAATACTTCTGCCCAGAAACCATTTCATCGGGATTCGACATATTCGAAATCAAGAGATTCTGTTTGTCCGGATGGTTCAACTCTCGCCTCGTACCATCCATGGCGGCAATATTGATCTGCCTTGTGTAGTCCATCCGAAAAATCACATCCACAAGTCCGTTGTTAACCCAAGAAACGCTGTTTTGTCCCTGAGTCGGCGGGGCGTGCCCGACAAACACATCGGCACTGAGTAAGAGATGAGGTTTTTTTGCTCTTACGGTTTCCGATATCTGCCGAACCAATGTCGTGACAGCGGTCTCTTGATAGTCAATGAGGGACGGAACCTGATTGGGCAATACCTTAAATACCAACGTGTCCCCTTTCAGGCTCCTCTTGTATGTCTTGCTATACTCCTCTTCGCATTGCGCACTTGTGCAAAGGTCTATAGCCCGCACGTAATCCAAGTTGATTCCATCGATGTCGTAACCAACTGTTACCTCTTCGACTAGTTTGACCAAGAGTTCCCTGAACTCAGGGTTGTGAACATCAAATGCCTTCTGAGGCATGCTTGGCAACGCGAACTCTGGGAAAATATCGCCTTGTCTCAGCACCAGGGTAAACCAGGGGTGCACCTCAATTCCCATCTCATGCGCTTTGCTGATGACATACCGCAAAGGATCAAAATCCGACTTGGGGCGATCCGCCAGCTTGGTGTCCCAGGGAGCGTGTTTAGAAGGCCACGCTGCACCGCGTCCTTGCCAAACGGTCGGCATATAGACATTGAATCCTGCATTTTTGATCCGTGACAGCACTTCATCCACATGTTCCTTCTTCGTCCATGAAGGAATGTCGCCGTCGAGGATGGCCCGCTTGCCATCGAACGGCGATGCTGAGTGTGGTGGACTACCCTCCCCTCGCACCAAACTGCAGGGAAGGCA is a genomic window containing:
- the xrtD gene encoding VPLPA-CTERM-specific exosortase XrtD is translated as MTSTRVVLFTSVLSAALLGYMYEESLIYLFNHWLGSDDYSHGIFVPVISGVLVWQSRHRLLQMPRESSWWGLAVIAVGLILYVVGELSTLYVVLHLSLWMVIVGLAIALIGMSGAKAIGFPLGYLLTAIPLPVFFYASLSSQLQLWSSSLGVGCLQLIGIMAFREGNVIDLGPVQLQVVEACSGIRYLLPLTSLAMLCAYLFKESMWKRVVLVLSAIPISILINGFRIGMIGILVEIYGQGAAEGFYHLFEGWVIFMVSFGLLLAEMRLLGRIGTAIPQRSLREQLTWKDQEQNSSHQPSRTPPIRRLFSPGPAYLCSVALLAPFTLLSTAFVDREEVAPARASFVDFPMQIGMWRGARFALEKRYIDALRFDDYVLADYRSDKEPQMNFYAAYYRSQRKGQSAHSPQSCLPGGGWEIASLTRTELPSSQTIGQPVIVNRAVIQKGDQKQIVLYWFKQRDRQIADEYQVKLYLLWDAFLRQRTDGALIRLASLVGPGESEAAVDQRLRAFAVEIGQELNRFVPD
- a CDS encoding WecB/TagA/CpsF family glycosyltransferase, with protein sequence MRASVYVKKDIGAKDHSTGILLEIPIDRRPLLDIVQDSISAVNSRTSQVVFACANPHSLVVAQQDSEFQTALQNASLVVADGIGASVMARIVGVSVGPRITGTDYFQGVLNALQKRVGGRVFFFGSSQRVLDLMAKRFADDFPSLTLCGALSPPFGTWSEVENLRMVKVINDAKPDVLWVGMTAPKQEKWVEANRRQLNVPVIGSIGAVFDFYAGTYSRAPKWICDIGLEWAYRFILEPRRMWRRNFVSAPKFIWLVLRQHVFASHGKEVSGNQAVQEKNTYQNEKAA
- a CDS encoding glycosyltransferase family 4 protein is translated as MEVNEQSAVGRAADIEVEGKLFIIGPTPPPFHGVAVAIQTLLSSSLSQKFRVEHLDLADRRGIQHVNNPDWHDIILFIRQWLKLVGMLIRACPSISYLVLSQSTIGFLRDSFLIWPAYVRGSRIVLHLHGGNFREWFRGRSWFMKVYVKIVLRRATRAVVLGESLKREFEGLIDAERITVVPNGIDWPDANVRGHSPRSQSRFRILHLSTLSHLKGALVLLQAVPMVVHRRRNVEFVFAGPWSHAEDKRWAEEFIRQHKLEAHVSFSGQVGGAEKRALFDSSDVFVFPGVQQEGQPLVVIEAMAAGIPIIFTDRGCLRDTVLDGVAGLEVPIGDVSQLAERIVWLLDHPGQMKLMGAQARRRYEAMYTKERHIQRMIDVFVLSEKEGAA
- a CDS encoding methyltransferase domain-containing protein — protein: MSMTSEIGAMDATYVSDCLSGRRLYGEDFSEDAIQAWFEDEREGFADLGAKNQASYCYEYHRLNVLHGFRYLPQRLSGHTLSIGGAYGEELRPFLSNIRTITILEPSGAFTTRSLDSVPIQYAKPEASGIMPFKNETFDLATCFGCLHHIPNVGAVLRELHRCLKPGGFALIREPIISMGDWRQPRRGLTKRERGIPLPIFRTLIWEAGFHIERETLCGFPPIARIGGMLGTHCYNSSVTVLIDQRLASMFAWNYRYHPVTFPQKLTPTVAAYVLKKSMEHDGQDR
- a CDS encoding polysaccharide biosynthesis protein, with the protein product MSMFFGLGLNYVYSISLAHMLNAETFGLYTLGLAVFNVLSVVSVAGLDRAILRFIPAVNDGTGTDLVGTMAKHIAGISLIIGCLVGLGLLGLSPTLSAKIFGKPELTPVLVAFSFAIPLFSVSTVLLSTLQALQDNRWRSFVKYGCEPVVKFVLTVVFVWIGWNIFGALVAFGIALCFTVVLACIPLGRYMSSDCPSFQHRQFCEKVLRFAAPLLASLLIASLANRSDIFMIGYWLQPEQIGFYGAALQTASIIALILGCLDSVASPLISKAISGDNKSELEPLLQTVLRWSVTIALPVFLVFVLFPAEVLSMFGNRFHEASYCLVLLAMSQVINAASGSSNTALVLAGYSRVVMWNSVWLGVVQIGLNVLLVPIYGITGAAAGTAFALALVSMVRLLECSLLLKVRVIEREIWKPVLAAAITFGLVFVMRFSGLTLSWWILAAAAVGFYLFITTLLGLQKEDRDILIHLKTAVCRQGGPRSCL
- a CDS encoding O-antigen ligase family protein, whose product is MSWKATLLYLVVFFPILGRSFFPMVRNTNSITFQSSLTDPQMLGVYVLWAYCFWILLRNPHSLKLAFAKPFWPLTLFTLVAVLSAVTVSRTPMYSLWRSVETCGVLLWGLLVFAQTTEDRNPGRLFTSFYAMSALMLLGVVVAVIIDPRHAWMHEGNRVERLDVTSTFLMGANTIGVIAALLCLAALSRFIVLAKVQYLIGSCACLVLCYAARSRTGFIVFILGVCVLVGVFARMPNRRVIAGIVALLSGILTVGLFVVSPEFTDAVASTFTRGHSEANIRSLDGRMSIWVEAWEAFEQSPLLGSGYATYPMQLTAGSHFHNMFIELAVTTGLLGLAPILILFLLLSTRLVTLFRKAPASAGAHSIVSTDALLIGTVVIVSEITTAGAAYYSWQMIGVVALSVGLYSTLDAADEAEAHSQENRTAQMMAHLQDGLLVSEPCRKPIIF
- a CDS encoding family 10 glycosylhydrolase, which encodes MDEVLSRIKNAGFNVYMPTVWQGRGAAWPSKHAPWDTKLADRPKSDFDPLRYVISKAHEMGIEVHPWFTLVLRQGDIFPEFALPSMPQKAFDVHNPEFRELLVKLVEEVTVGYDIDGINLDYVRAIDLCTSAQCEEEYSKTYKRSLKGDTLVFKVLPNQVPSLIDYQETAVTTLVRQISETVRAKKPHLLLSADVFVGHAPPTQGQNSVSWVNNGLVDVIFRMDYTRQINIAAMDGTRRELNHPDKQNLLISNMSNPDEMVSGQKYFARDGKWLAETILKIRKLWPKTGIALYFYKYLTDEQIAALQDGPFRQPEPNPILRMTP